CGGCGGCCTCCTTCTCCTTGAGGGCTTCCTTCAGGGCGTTCTGAACCTTGCCGTACTCCCGTACGGCCGCCACGCGGGCGTCGTCGCGGGCACGGTCGGCAGCCGTGGCCTTCTCGTCGGCGGTGGTCTTGGCGCCCGCCGCGGACGCGGCGGCGGTCTCGGCGTCGGTGACGGCCTTCTCGGCGGCCGTCTTCTCCTCGTCGGTGGCGGTCTCGGGCAGCGCGGCGAGTGCGGCCCTGGCGTCGGCGAGCGCCGTGTCGGCGTTCACTTTCGCGGTGGCGGCGGCGGTCGCCTCCGCCCTGGCGGCCTTCGCGGCGACGCTGAGAGGCGCGTCGTCGGAGAGAGCCGCGTCGAGGACCACCCTGGCTGCCTGGTGCGCGGCTTCGGCGTCGTCGTACGCCTTCTGCGCCTTCTCGGCGGCCTTTTCGAGTTCCTCGATGGAGGGCTTGTCCTGCGCGCCCCGCTGCTGTGCCTGCGACGCGACGGACGATTTGGCGTCGGCGAGCGCGGGGGTGACGGAGAGCAGGACTACGGGGGTGGTGACGGCGGCGACAACGGCCGTGGCAAGCATGCGGCGAATCTTCAACGGAGTCCTTCACGGGTCCGAAAAGCAGGGTGAGAAAGCGGGATCTGAAAGCTGGTGCGAAAGGTGTTGAGGCAACCCCAGCGGTGGCATCACGCAGGGCTTCGCCGGGATCGTATGACCGAAAACACCGCTGGCGGAAGCACGTTAAACGGGCGAAGGGGGTGGCACGGAGCCCTCACGTGCCGGACAATCGCCGCATAGGGGGATAGTTGCTTTCCCCACACAGGTCACTTTTGTGATCCATGTCATTTCATGGAGGGCAAGGTGTGGCGCCCCCGACGTGATCGCGTACGTAGTCGGCGAGTTCGGCCGGCTGGAGTGCGAGCGCGTCCACCGCGGATACGGTCAGTGGGACGCGGACAGGTGTGAACTCCCCCAGATCGGGGCGCCGTATCTTCACGACCGCGACGTTAGGGCGTGTTTGAGAAGTAGCGTCGTCCGCCCATCGGGCGGGGCCCACGGCGTCTGGTGCGTGCGATCGCAAGGCGGAGGATCATCCCCGTAGAAGGACTGGACGTACTTGGATGACTCCGACAACGCAGCGAGCGCGCGTGCCAGGCGTCGTGGGCCAGACGGGACTTCTCAAACACGCCCTAGCCCGTTCCACGGCCGCCGGCAGTGGGCCGGCGGCCGTGGAACGGGACCCAGGGGTCAAGGGAATCAGCGGCGGCCGAAGATCTCGCGGTCCGAGCCGAGGTGCAGGAAGGTCGTTTCGCCCGTGGCGTCGTCCAGGCCGTCGTTGTCCGTCACCGCGTAGACCTCGCCGTTCCCGGCCACGGTCAGGCCCTCCAGCTTCTCCTGCGTCCAGCCGTTCCCCGCGCGGAGGTCGGGCAGGACGTCGTGGGCCAGCTTCTTCGGGAGCACGCGCAGCGGGCCCGACGGGGCCGCTGAACTCGGGAGGTCGACCGTGTAGATCCGCTTGATCTTCGCGGACGGGCCGTTCAGCTTGTCCCGTTCGATCACCGCGAGCTTGTCGCCGACCGCGGTGATCTCGGAGAGGCCGATCCAGTCGCCTGGCGTGCTGGTGCTGCCGATCCGGTAGCCGTACCAGCTCCAGCTGTCGGCCTCGACGTCGTACCGGCCGAGGCGGACCGTGCCCGCCGGGTCCGTCTTGACCTCGCGCTGGAGCGTGGCCCAGACCACCTCGTGGCCCCGGCGGTCGGTGGTCGCCGTGACGCCCTCGAAGCCCTGTCCCCCGAGCCCCGCCGCGACGTCCGTCGGCAGCGGGACGACCTGACGGGTGTTGCCCGCGCTGTCGAGCCGGACCAGCTTGTTGCCCGCGCCGGTTTTGCCCTCCACCGCGAGCCAGAAGCCGCCCTGCTTACGGGCGTGGATGCCCTCCGCGTCGTAACCGATCGGCCGGCCGTCCGTTCCCTTGACCGTCAACGACCGTGCGATGACCGCCGGTTGGCGGGCCGCGTCGATCGTGAGGATCTTGGTGGTGGAGTACGCCGCGTCGGTGACGCTGTAGAGCTGGCTCGACTTGCCGGGTACGGCGGAGAGCGCGCCGAGCGCGCCCCAGCCGATCGGGGCGCCCGCCGAGTCGTCCGCCGAGACGATGCTCGGGAAGGAGGGTGTGTGCCTGCCGAGGCGGAAGAGGCTCACCGAGGCCCGTACGTTGACCGCGGCGTCGTCCTCCTCGCTGGAGACCGCGAGCATGTCGCGCGACGGGATCGGCAGCAGGCCCTCGGGGCCGTTGGTGGTGGCGAGCACCTGGCGGAAGACCGGGGCGGTCGGCCGGCTCAGGTCGTACACCGCGACGAAGTTGCTCCGCTCCGAGCCGACGAAGGCGTAGCGCACACCGTCGAGCTCGGCGATGGCCAGGCCCTCCGGCTCGGTGCCCTTCTTCTCGGCGCGGGACTCGTTGTGCAGTCCGTGACGCGCCGCGATCTCTTCGAAGCTGTTGCCCGCGTCCCAGACGACCTTGCCGGTGCGGCTGTCGAAGATGGACCAGCCGCGCGTACCGCCGTGCCAGTCGCCCTCGTTGGCGGTGGCGAGGTAGCGGTCGTCGACCCAGCCGACCGAGTCGGGCTCGCGCGGTACGCCGGTGATCGAGCCGGTCAGGTCGATGTTGCCGTCATCGACGGTGTCGATGCCGTCGACCGACGCCGTACCGGCACTGAACGCCTTGGTGATCCTGCCCGTCGGCAGGTCCAGCAGCACAACGCCGTTGTTCTCCTGGAGGGTCACCACCAGCTGGTTACGGCTGTTGATGGAGACGTACTCCGGCTCCGGGTCGGTCGGTTCGGTGATCCCGCCCGCGACCAGGGCCGGCAGCGCCTTGCCGTCGGGCCGGGTCAGCGGCACCGCACGGGTGCGCCACTGGGTGGGCGCGGCGCCCTTGAGGTCGACTATCTGGAGGAAACCGGCCGGGAGTTGGGGCAGATCGCCCTCCTCGCCGCCGGGCGGGGTCGCCTCCTCGTCGCGCTCGTTCTCGATGGCGATCGCGGCGTACCGCTTGTCCGCGCTGATCGCGATGGAGTCGGGCTGGCCGCCGAGGTCGTAACTCGCCACCCGCTCGCGGTCGCGCAGGGAGATGACGTCGAGCCGGCCGGACGGGTCGGTGTACTCCGCGCTGGTGTTTACCACGACCAGGACGTACTTGCCGACGACGGCCACCGACGTCGGCTCGTCCTCGGCGTCGCCGAGTTCGGCGAGCGAGAGCGTGCCGAGGCCCTGCGGGCGGTCGGCGTCGCTGATGTCGAGGAAGCCGATCCGCCGGGCCAGGGCGTCGGTGTAGACCAGGGTCCGGCCGTCCGCGCTGGTCGCCGAGATCTCGGCGACGGTCGGGGACGCGGGGTCTTCGCCGGCGGGCCGGTTCTGGAAGACCGGGTAGGTGGCGGTGCGGTCGAAGGCGACCGGCCGCCGCGAATCCTGGTGTGCGCTCGCCGCGCCCGTCCCGGCCAGCAGACCGGCGGCGACCGCCACGGCTACGAGCGCGGCGCAGGTTCTCTTCGGGGGCATCGTTTCTCCGTTGCAGGACAGTTGGGAGGGCAGGATCGTCCCACCCGCGCGCGAGCACGGAACGGCGCCCGGATGAACAGCCGCGGAAGGTCATCGACGCCGGTACGCGGCGAGCCGGCGGTCTTCGAGGACCGCCGCGACCGCGTACGCGCCGCCGCCCGCGAGGGTGAGGACCCAGTAGAGGCCGGGGGTGCCGAGGAAGAGCGCCGCCGTGGAGGTCAGGGCGAGCCAGACGCCGAGGGTGTAGTGGAGGGTGTTGCGGCGTACGGCGCCTTCGGCGAGGTAGAGGAGGCCGACGACGAGACCGGAGCCGGTGGGCCAGAGCATCGATTGCAGGTCGGGCAGGTCGAGGCTGTTCGTCAGTCCGGTGATGGCGAGGAACAGTGCGGCGAACGCGACGACCCACGACGCGCCGAGCAGCTTGCCGGAGAGGATGTCGGGCCCGGTGGCGCCGCGTTGGGCGCGGGCGGCGGCAAGGGTCGCGTTGACGGTGCCGGCCGCGAGCCCGATTCCGAGGAGCGTCATGGGCAGCCAGCCGGGCAGGGCGAACAGGGGGTTACTGCCACCGGAGACGGCCGCTGCGCCGTGGCCGAGTACGTAGGCGAGTCCGAAGCTGACGTATGTCGCACGGTTGTCGACCTCGCCCGAACGGGGCCCGCCTGCCGGGGACTTGGTCGTGGACGGGGCGACGGCAGTGGCGATGGACATGGTGGAGACCTCCGGAGTCGGGGTGGGGTGCGGTGGGGTGGGTTGATGTCCTGTCCACCGGACAGGACCTACGAAAGGGGCCCGCGTCCCGGGCGCCCGATGCGTGACAGCGAGGCCACGAAGGGCCGTACGAGATCGGGGGGCCACGGAAAGGCGTGGGCGATGGTGCGTTGGTGAGCGAATCCGTGCAGGCCGAGCCAGAGCGCGAGCGCGTCGGCGCGGGGGGCGGTGCTGGTGGAGTGCCCGGCGGTGACGCACTCGGCGAGGGCGTCGGCGAGGACGCGTTGCGCCGGCGCGCCCAGAGTGGCGGGGTCGTCGGTGGCCGGGAGTTCGGCGAACATCGCGCGGTAGCGCCCGGGATGGGCGGCGGCGAAGTCGAGATACGCGCGGCAGGCGGCATAGAGCCGTTCGCGAGGATCGTCCCCCGCACGCGCCACCGAGGACCGGAGCCGGCCGGACAGTTCGGCGAAGCCTTCGCGGACGACCGCGAGCACGATGGCGGACCGGTCGGGGAAGTGCGGATAGATCGACGGGGCGGTGATCCCGGCCCGCCGGGCCACGGCCCGTAGCGTGACGGCCCGTTGGTCGCCGTGGTCGAGCAACTCGGTCGCGGCAGCCAGGATGTCGTTACGCAGGTTGCCGCCCTGTCCCCGGCGGTTCCGCGCGTGCGTCCGCGCCGGTGGTGTCGACGGCAGTGGTGTCGACGGCAGTGGTGTCGACGGCGCCGAGAGTGTCACGCGTCCGGGACGAGGATGACCTTGCCCGCGACGGTGTGGGACTCGGCCAGCGACAGCGCCGACGCGACGTCGCTCAGCGGGATCCGCGCGGCGATCTGCGGGGTGAGGACGCCCTCCGAGACCAGCCGCAGCACCTGGGTGAGGTCCTCGCGCAGCCGGCGGCGGAAGGTCTCCGGGCGACGCAGGCCGGCCCAGAAGTTGTAGAAGTGCGCGCTCTTGCCGTTGGGCAGGTAGTTCCAGGCGAAGAGTCGTGCGAAGAGCTTCAGTACGGGGAGCTGCGAGTTGCCCTCGTCGTCCTTCGTCGCCGCGGTGCCGTACGAGACGAGCGTGCCGCCCTTGCGCAGCAGTCGCCACGAGCGCACCAGTCCGGCGCCGCCGACGTGGTCGAACACCGCGTCCACGCCGCCCGGGGCGAGTTCGGCGATCCGGCCATACAGGTCGGGGTCGCGATAGTCGACCGGGACGGCTCCCAGCTCACGTACCGCCTCGTGGTGGCGGGCCGACGCCGTACCGATCACCGTGATCCCGGCGTGCCGGGCGAGCTGTACGAGCGTGGAACCGACGCCGCCGTTGGCGCCCAGCACCACGATGGTGCCGCCGGAGGGGACCTTGGCCATCCGGTGCAGCATCTGCCAGGCGGTGATGCCGTTGACCACGACGGTCTCCGCGTCGGCGGCGTCCACGTCGTCGGGCACGGGGAGCAGGTCCTCGGCGTCGAGCAGCAGGTGGCTGGCCCATGCGCCGACCTTGGTGACGGCGGCGAAGCGGCGTCCGGTCAGGGCGGTGTCGACACCGGGGCCGGTCGCGGTGACCGTACCGACCAGGTCGTAGCCCGGTACGAAGGGGAAGGCCGGCTGGTTGTAGTACTTGCCGCGGCGCATCTGCTGCTCGGCGAAGGAGACGCCGGTCGCGTCCATCCGCAGAACGACCTGACCGGCGGCGGGCGGCGGCAGCTCACGGTTGTGGACCTTCAGACCGCTCGGCTCGACCTTGCCGGGCAGGACGATCTCGGTGGCGTTGGTGGTAACGGTGCTGGTCATGGTGGGCTCCTCAGGGCTTCGCTCGTTTGCTTACGGTCGTAACACTACAGGCGTTAACTTGAGCCCGCAAGGGAATCCGGCGATAAGCTTCGCGGTGTAAGGTGACAGGGTGAAGAAGACGCCGGCGGAGGAGTCCGCCGTACCGAGCGCGGGGCCCGGACCAGACGCGTCGCCCGCGGGCCCCGCCGCGAAACCCGCCCGCGCACGCAACCGCCGCGGCGAGGGCGGGCGCCTGCGCGAGGACATCGTGGCCGCCGCGGTGGAACTGCTCGACGAGTCCGGCGACGAACGCGCGATCACGCTGCGCTCGGTCGCCCGCCGCGTCGGCATCGCCGCCCCG
The nucleotide sequence above comes from Streptomyces sp. NBC_01716. Encoded proteins:
- a CDS encoding TetR/AcrR family transcriptional regulator, which gives rise to MTLSAPSTPLPSTPLPSTPPARTHARNRRGQGGNLRNDILAAATELLDHGDQRAVTLRAVARRAGITAPSIYPHFPDRSAIVLAVVREGFAELSGRLRSSVARAGDDPRERLYAACRAYLDFAAAHPGRYRAMFAELPATDDPATLGAPAQRVLADALAECVTAGHSTSTAPRADALALWLGLHGFAHQRTIAHAFPWPPDLVRPFVASLSRIGRPGRGPLS
- a CDS encoding ABC transporter permease, whose product is MSIATAVAPSTTKSPAGGPRSGEVDNRATYVSFGLAYVLGHGAAAVSGGSNPLFALPGWLPMTLLGIGLAAGTVNATLAAARAQRGATGPDILSGKLLGASWVVAFAALFLAITGLTNSLDLPDLQSMLWPTGSGLVVGLLYLAEGAVRRNTLHYTLGVWLALTSTAALFLGTPGLYWVLTLAGGGAYAVAAVLEDRRLAAYRRR
- a CDS encoding esterase-like activity of phytase family protein produces the protein MPPKRTCAALVAVAVAAGLLAGTGAASAHQDSRRPVAFDRTATYPVFQNRPAGEDPASPTVAEISATSADGRTLVYTDALARRIGFLDISDADRPQGLGTLSLAELGDAEDEPTSVAVVGKYVLVVVNTSAEYTDPSGRLDVISLRDRERVASYDLGGQPDSIAISADKRYAAIAIENERDEEATPPGGEEGDLPQLPAGFLQIVDLKGAAPTQWRTRAVPLTRPDGKALPALVAGGITEPTDPEPEYVSINSRNQLVVTLQENNGVVLLDLPTGRITKAFSAGTASVDGIDTVDDGNIDLTGSITGVPREPDSVGWVDDRYLATANEGDWHGGTRGWSIFDSRTGKVVWDAGNSFEEIAARHGLHNESRAEKKGTEPEGLAIAELDGVRYAFVGSERSNFVAVYDLSRPTAPVFRQVLATTNGPEGLLPIPSRDMLAVSSEEDDAAVNVRASVSLFRLGRHTPSFPSIVSADDSAGAPIGWGALGALSAVPGKSSQLYSVTDAAYSTTKILTIDAARQPAVIARSLTVKGTDGRPIGYDAEGIHARKQGGFWLAVEGKTGAGNKLVRLDSAGNTRQVVPLPTDVAAGLGGQGFEGVTATTDRRGHEVVWATLQREVKTDPAGTVRLGRYDVEADSWSWYGYRIGSTSTPGDWIGLSEITAVGDKLAVIERDKLNGPSAKIKRIYTVDLPSSAAPSGPLRVLPKKLAHDVLPDLRAGNGWTQEKLEGLTVAGNGEVYAVTDNDGLDDATGETTFLHLGSDREIFGRR
- a CDS encoding medium chain dehydrogenase/reductase family protein, encoding MTSTVTTNATEIVLPGKVEPSGLKVHNRELPPPAAGQVVLRMDATGVSFAEQQMRRGKYYNQPAFPFVPGYDLVGTVTATGPGVDTALTGRRFAAVTKVGAWASHLLLDAEDLLPVPDDVDAADAETVVVNGITAWQMLHRMAKVPSGGTIVVLGANGGVGSTLVQLARHAGITVIGTASARHHEAVRELGAVPVDYRDPDLYGRIAELAPGGVDAVFDHVGGAGLVRSWRLLRKGGTLVSYGTAATKDDEGNSQLPVLKLFARLFAWNYLPNGKSAHFYNFWAGLRRPETFRRRLREDLTQVLRLVSEGVLTPQIAARIPLSDVASALSLAESHTVAGKVILVPDA